Genomic window (Blastocatellia bacterium):
CTGCTGAAGGTCGCAAATCTTATGAAAGACTAAGTTTTCTTGACTCAGCAGCAGCAGACAAACTACCTCCTGAAGATACAAAGAAAGACGATGATATTTAGCTAAGACTTTTGTAATTAATTTGTTAGCTTAATTAATCTCTAAAGTAACTTTTACTGTATGAAAGAAAAAATTGAAGTAAAGGTTTTAACACACATCTATTGGATGTTAGCGATTATTATTGTAACAGCAGCTAGTTCATTAAGTACGGCTGACTCTAGCAATCTAATAATTGCTTTGCTCATTAGTGCAATCGCTTTTATTTTTGCCTCAAGATTTGAAAAAGTTTCTTTTGATGGTAATTTGCTTATTCGTACAGGGTTACTTGCTATTTTAGAATCGCTAATTTCAGGGCAAAAGCCAGAAATAACCTTAGATAAAATTGAAATGGTAGCAACCGAAGCAATTCGCTCTCGTCGAGGGTTGCATAAAATTAAATATCTTTACAAAGTTGTTGTTTCTGGCGGTAATGTTCAGTTAGTTATAATGTTAAATGGTGCAAAGAAAACCAATAGAAGGTATTTATTAGTTAAAGAGCTATTTAATTTGTTACCAGAGAGTAAAATAGATCCTCGATCAAGTGAACTAAAACAATACTTAAATGATTTAGAAAATCAACAGGCTCTAAGTAAAATTGCTAGCACAGTTGAAGTTGATAATTCAATTAGCCAAGAAACCCTTCCTCCTTCATTGTTACGTCGGGCTGCCAATAGTCTTAAACTAGAAGGACAAATGCAATCAGCCTTTAAATGTTTTGATTTAGCTTATGAAAAAGAACCCCATAATGCACAGCTTCTTTATGAAATGGCTAGGTTTTTACGTTCTTTTGCTATGGCAAATGGTCAAAACTTCTTTAATCGCTCAAAAGCCTGTCTTCGTTTAGCAGCCTTTTTAGCTAAAGACGAACCAAAGCTTTTAGAGCGAATTGGAGAAACTTATTTTGAACGCCTAGAATATAAACTAGCTGCACGTTGTTTTTCTCGTGCCTTAACGGTTGAACCAATGCTTTACCGAGCCAATATTGGACTAGCTGAAATAGCTCTTAGAGACGGCAAATTAGCCCATGTTGCTCATTTTTATAGTGCTGCGGCAGAAGTTTCTAAAGATCATGCACAAAAAGAATTAGCTAAAAGAGAAGCTCTTTATTATGAAAAGTTGTGTAGCGATGAAGATTATTTTGAGGCAGAAATTAACCGAATCAACAAATTAAAAAATTTTCAATGGGCGAGGGATTGGTCTGGTTTACTTCTCTTTATTGCTTGGCTTATAGCATTGTTAAGCGGGCAATTTTCTACTAACTTAGGTAAGTTTGCATGGTCAATAGTCTTATCTAGTTGTTTTGTTTGGTTTGCTTCTGTGCTTTTTTCTTTTCATTATAGCCAACGCCATCAAATGAAATAATCCAAAAAGCCCAACCCAGAAAACTCCGCATTTCAAGGCTGGGCATAATTAATTTATAAATTCTAAAAATTTCTTCATATCTTCAGGCCAATTAGCAACTAAGGTAACTTCTTGATTATTAATGGGATGCTGGAAAGTAAGTCTTTCAGCGTGTAAAAAATGCCTTTTTACTAAATCAAAAAAATTTTCCTCTAATTCAAAAGATGAATAAAGCTTATCTCCTAAAATAGGGTGTCCAATGTGTGCCATATGAATACGTAGTTGATGAGTTCGTCCGGTGCGAGGATGGAGTTCTACCCAAGAAAATTTAGAGTTATGTTTTTTAACTTGATAATTGCTATGAGCAGATTTGCTATTTTCTAGACTAACACCCCAGCTAGATGACTCTCTAAACCAACCTATAGGAGCAGTTATTTCTCCAGTCATATCTTGAGGAACACCAAAAACAATTGCTTGATAGACTTTTTTTACTTGTCGTTGGTCAAATTGCTGTGCTAAATGCTGTAGGGCTTTTTCCTGTTTAGCTACTAGTAAAATTCCAGAAGTTTCACGATCTAAACGATTTACTAAACCTAGACGTGGGCTTTTTTCACCATTTTTTAATGAGTGGTGAAGTAGTGCATTTAAGAGTGTTCCCTGGCGTTCCCATCTGGTAGGATGAGAAAGCATAAAAGGGGGCTTATTAACTACAAGTAAGTATTGATCCTCATAAAGAATATCTAATTCAATAGCTTCTGCTGCTAATTCTCGGTGCCGATGAGCTTCAAGATTAACTAAAATTTGGTCGCCAGGCCGAACCCGCCAACCTGCTGAACGATGTCGGCCATTTACTAAAACATCTTCTAAAAAGATTGATTGACGAATTGCAGCAATAGGCATCAAACTTTCTTGTTTATGTATAAATTCATCAAGCCGTAGGTGGGTTTCTATTTCTGATACTATATATAGTGTTTCTTCAGGTAATATGTTTGTCATAAAAAATGTTTCTGCAAAATCACAGGCAAAAAAATGTAACCTTTCTGATGGGACGCGCGTTATAATACCGACCATAAAACAATCAATAAAATCTGAGGTTTTAAGTTTTGCATTACAAAAATTTTTTAGTAATTATTAGCCTAGTTTTTATTTTTAGCTTTAATCAGCCTAATATTAAAGCACAAACTAATAGTAATTCTATTAAAGAGCAAGAAGTTAGCACGCTAATAAAACGTGCAGAACTACATTATCAACAAGGTGTCTTAGCATTATCAGAAAATAATTTCCCTTTAATGCGTAAAGAATTTGACTTAGCTGTTGATGAGCTATTAATTGCTGGAATGGATTTACACTCAGATTTACAGCTTCAAAAATACTATCATGACTTAGTAGATAAAATCGTCCAACAACAACTAACTATTAGAGCCTCTAATACTACTGCTTTAAGTGATCAGAGATTTGAAGGCACTCCAACCAATGATATCGGGCGTTTAACAGAAGTAGAGTTACAAGAATTAGCTGCAAAAATTGCAGAACAACCAAAAATTAAAACAGAAGATTTTGGATTTAAGACCGACTTACCGCCTGCCGTCAATCAATTTATTAGTTATTTTACTGCTGGAAAAGGACGTAAAACCTTAGAAATAGGTTTTTCTCGTTCTGGTCGCTATCGTCAATTTGCTGAAGCAATTTTTGAGCGTGAAGGAGTACCAACAGACCTTATTTGGCTTGCCCAGGTTGAATCTTGTTGGCAGCCTGTAGCCACTTCTCCAGCAGCAGCACGGGGTATTTGGCAGTTTATTCCATCTACAGGAGAGCGTTTTGGTCTAAGACAAAATGGTTGGGTAGATGAACGACTTGACCCAGAAAAATCCACAGTGGCAGCAGCACGCTACTTACGCTTTTTAGCTGATCGTTATGCTGGAGATTGGCTTTTAGCTATGGCGGCCTACAATATGGGGGAAAACGGTTTAGATAAAGCTATTAACCGTTGTGGATATGCAGATTTTTGGGAACTTCGACAAGGTGGATTTATTCCTCAAGAAACACGCAATTATGTTCCAGCAATTTTAGCTGTAATTGCTATAGCTAAACAGCCCGACTCTTATAATATTTCTGTTACACCTGAAAACAATTGGCAATTTGATAAAATTGCTGTTCTTGAACCAAAAACTATTAGTGATATTGCTAGCACATTAAATATTTCTACTGAAGTGTTAAATAGGCTTAATCCAGAGCTAGTAAGCAGTCAAACACCTTTTGCAGGTTACTCAATCCGCATTCCTAAAGGTGTTGAGACAAAGCGAATTGCATTATTAACAAATAAAGAAACTAAACCCTATAAAACACAAAATGTAGTAAAAAAATAGCCAACTACTTTACCAAACCCAATATTCAAGTTTGATAAGGCTTTTAAGCCATCTAAAAGCAATAACATAGCCTGGTTGATAGGATGAAGATATTCTAGTCACTCCACTCATACCTGGGCGTAAAAGCTGTTTATCGTTTTTTACTTTTACCTCACAATTATATATCCGTAAGTTGTTTTCTGGTTTTATTGTTGCCTCACTACCAATATAACTAACAGTACCTTTAAATACTTGATCCACTAGCGAACGAATACGAATACGTGCCGCACTCCCTAATCGTACTTTTGTTATATCTTTTTCAGAAACAGAGACCACTGCACGAAGCTGGGAAATATTAGCAATATGGCAAAATTCACTTCCTCTTTCTAGATATTGACCTAGTTTTTTTTCAATATCTTGACCTAAAACCAAACCGTCTTGTGCTGCTTTAATAGTTAAAGTCTCTTTTTTTTGTTCAAGAAGGACTAATTCATTGTTGCTAGAAGTGATTTCACTATTAATTGACTGCATTTCTGTTTCTAAAGCTTTTAATTTATGCAACGCAGCTTGCAAGGTTTCACGAGAGGCTTTTTCTTCTGTTATAGCTGTTTTTACTTTACGTTTATGAGTAATTTCACCTGCACGCATACGATCTTCTGCCGCGTGACGATTTAATATTGTAATTTGGTAACGACTTGTTGATTCATCAACTTGTAGTTGTGAAATTAGCCCTTGACTAAGTAATACATCATAGCGGCTTTTTTCTAGTTGCTGAATTTGTTCTTCGTTTTGTTTTGTTTGTATTTGGGTCTTTAGTTCAAGTAATTCTGGTGGATATTCCGGCGATATTTCTCCAGTGTTTTTATATTCTTTTATGGCTTCCTCTTCTGCTATTAGTTCTTTTGCTTCATTTTGGCGTTGCTCATAGTAGCTTTTAGCTTGTTCAACAATAGCTTGCTGTTCTGAATATTGATTTTGTAATGTAATTAAACGACCTTGGGATTGTTTTATATTTGCGCTAAGATTTAATAGCTGTTTTTCCATATCTATGTCTTGGCAAACACCTAAAACAGTATCTTTAGCAACCCAATCACCATCTTTAACCCTAATTTCCTTTAACACTCCGCTTTCTTGTGCAGAAGCAATAAGAAACTGATCTTTTTCAGGCATTAAAATACAGTCACTTGTTACAGTTACTTCCCAACGAGAAAAAGCTGCTAGTAATAAAACAAGAGCAAAATAATTCTAAAAAAATGCTTAGGCAATTTAATTAATTTAGATAAAGATTTTTTCTCAACGCTAGAGGATTCAGCCGCTGGATTTGCCGTAGATTGAGAAACGGTATTTGTATTAACTAAAGCTTGTTCTGACATTACTTACACCATTTTAAGATAATTAAATTTTAGGAGGTGCTAAACAAAGAACCGAAGGAACTATATCAGGTGAAGCTAGCCGTAATAACTGATAACCAATTCCTGCAATTCCTACCATTAAACCTGGAGATTCTACGCTAAGTGGAGTACCACATAGCCAACCTTGTTTATTTATATTGTTAAAAATAATAGAAGCTATGTTTTGCACTTGGCTCTTAATTTTGTAGCCATGCTGGTTTTCTGTTACTTGTAACAGAAAATCCAAATTTCCCAAATCACCATGACAAAGCGAATGATTATTACCAAATCCACCTTTGATTACTGTTTTTATTGCTGTGCTAAGTTCTTGTTCAATAAATTTGTCATTAGAAAGATGTTTTATTGATAAAAGCCGCGCTATTCCAACACCAGTTGCACCATGACACCAGGTTATTCTGAATTTCTCATTTGAGTTTTTTGCATCGTCTGTGTCATCTCTGTTTATGTCGGGCCAATTACCCATTTGAGGAGAAAAGAAACTCCGTTCATAGCTTAAAGCTTCTTTTGCTGTGCTAGCAAAACTACTATCTTTTGTAAAATCGGAAAGTTCTAAAAGCGACCAAGCAATGCCCGCTACACCATGAGACATTCCTAGCGGCGGTTTTTTTTCTGGAGTTGTCACCCAAGCTTTTCCTTGAGGAGTTGTTTCAATTTTAGAAATAAGGTGGTTTCCACATTGAATAGCAATATTTTTTATTTGTTGTAAATCTTCAGACTTAGTAATAAACTTATGTAAATTTAACAGACTAATAATACATCCTGAGCTACCATAAATAAGGTCAAAACGAATGTCTTTTTCTATTAAAGAAGGAAGGAGAGGAACTATTTCTAGTGCTTCTGTTATTAATTTGGGGTCATTCCATAACCTAGATAGATGATTTAATAGATAAATAATTCCACCAAGACCACCAAAACCACCAACGTTTTTAAGATCTCTATTTTTGGCTCGCCCAATTTGCTGTCTTATATTTTCTAGTGCTTGTTTTGCTAAATCTGTGTAAACGCTTTGGTTAGTGATATAACCAAGGTATGCTAAAAATAATGTAGTTCCTGCAAGGCCATCATATAAATCTAGTTTTGATGAAGAAATATAATAATTATCCAGTTTACCAACTTGTAAACTTAACCAAGTAGCCTTATTTTGATCAATTATGGCTAAGTTTGCTAGCTGATCTCCAATAGCTGAGGCTGTTTTAATAAAAGCTTTATCATTAGTGCTTTTATTATTGCTAGGAATAAACTTATAGGATTTTGGCTTAACGTTTTCTGTATCTTCCATTAGGGTAATAAATGAAGCACGAATGAGCCAAATTTGCTTTGTAAGATCTTCTTCGCTAAGTTCTTGGAGACGAGCTTTGACAAAATCTATAGCGGGTTTGTCAAAGAAATTAGGTACACATTTATTATTATCGCACCACAAATTGATTGATTCAGGATATGTAAAAAAGCGAGGAATAAAACCTTGTAATAAAGACTCACGCTCACTAGCAATTACTTTTAATAAAAAGGGCTGATCTTTTGTTTGCTTCCATAAATTATCAAAAAGCCATTCACATGCAATGCTATTGCGTAACATATTAGGATTAGAGCTTTCTGTTAGCAATATTCCATATTCTCTAGTAGAGCGAAGAAGTCTTCTAACCTCATCTTTAGCAAAGCGATTTATTAAACCATCTGCTGATATCAGAGTAGTCACATTTTTTTGCAGTAATTGATAAATTTCTGTAAAGCCTTTAACTATTATTTCTACATAATTCTGCAAAATGACATCTTTGCCATTAAGTTTAGGCTGGTGTGTACTTTCTTCTTCAAATCTAAGTTGTTTATGGACAATATGTATTTCGTCTGTTTCAGATAATTCAATGTAAAGTAGAGGATATGGGGTTAATTGACCTGATAGACCTGCTAGTCCACTAAAATCTATGCCTTTATTATCTTTATTACCAAAAATGGGTGTTGGCAATAATCCAGTTTTTAGCACAGAATCTTGTAAATAGTTAGCTACTTTATTGTTAGAGGTAGTTTTATCTGGTGGACAAAAAAGTGTTTCTAAATCAACCAGTATTGGGTATTCGCCTGAAGCAATTAAATTTTCACTATGGAAATCTGTTCCATAAAGTACATAGAGTATTGCTAAATAGCCACCTTGACGATAATAAAATCGAGAGATTTCATCTTCTGAATGGCAGCTTTGGAAAGTAACAAATTCTGTCCATCCATAAGTAGAACGATTGAGTATTTTTAGTGTACGAAAAGATGGTTCTATTCCTTTGTTATTAAGCCAGTTAAGCAATTCTTGAAAATGCAAATCCATAGATAAAGAACGTGGTTTATAAAGTAGCTTAAATCCAGAACTAAATGTTAGTGTTATTACTTGTCCACTATTATGAATATCACCTACGTTATTTCCTTTGTCCAGAACTATTACTCCAGGATCTTCTTTAGGTGTAAATATATTTTTAATATCAATCCAGTCTTTACATAGTCGTTCCAGGGTTTCAATACTAAATTTTACCCAATTATTTAGCATTATTACTAGTCGTCGAGCTAAAACAGGGTATTCCTGCAATAAGTCAAGAGCCACATCTTTTTGGCGCATATAAGCCAAGAAGTATTCATACCTTTGTTTAGGTGTATCGCCCTTAAGCATACCTTTTTGGCGTAATTCACCACACTTTTTAACCATTATTTGTATTAATTCAATTAATAACTCTGGTAAAAAACCGCTTAAAAAAACGTCTTTTATAGTTTTAGGGTCAAAAGGTAGTTGTTTATAGATTTTTTTATATTTATCGTTAAGTTCTTGAATAGCTTCATTTAACGGTTTAGAGCATTCATCAATAAGAGGTTTAAATGTGTCTAAAAAGCCTACTATGCTTTTATCTTGAACTAATCTAGGTAGTTTTACAGGAAGCTCTATTTTTCCTTCGCTTTGATAAGTAAAAGCTCTAAGGATAGTTTTTAACCAATCAGGTGTAGTTTCATAATTGTTTTTTAGGTCATCAGGTGATTGGCCTAACAAATAAAGCAGTGTTTCTTCTGTAATACCTTGCAGATTTAGCCATTCAGCAAAAATACTATCTTTTTTGAGAGGTGAAAGTTCCCGCCATTTTTTTAGCCTCTGTTGTCCAAGTTCAAGGTTAGT
Coding sequences:
- a CDS encoding RluA family pseudouridine synthase translates to MTNILPEETLYIVSEIETHLRLDEFIHKQESLMPIAAIRQSIFLEDVLVNGRHRSAGWRVRPGDQILVNLEAHRHRELAAEAIELDILYEDQYLLVVNKPPFMLSHPTRWERQGTLLNALLHHSLKNGEKSPRLGLVNRLDRETSGILLVAKQEKALQHLAQQFDQRQVKKVYQAIVFGVPQDMTGEITAPIGWFRESSSWGVSLENSKSAHSNYQVKKHNSKFSWVELHPRTGRTHQLRIHMAHIGHPILGDKLYSSFELEENFFDLVKRHFLHAERLTFQHPINNQEVTLVANWPEDMKKFLEFIN
- a CDS encoding lytic transglycosylase domain-containing protein produces the protein MHYKNFLVIISLVFIFSFNQPNIKAQTNSNSIKEQEVSTLIKRAELHYQQGVLALSENNFPLMRKEFDLAVDELLIAGMDLHSDLQLQKYYHDLVDKIVQQQLTIRASNTTALSDQRFEGTPTNDIGRLTEVELQELAAKIAEQPKIKTEDFGFKTDLPPAVNQFISYFTAGKGRKTLEIGFSRSGRYRQFAEAIFEREGVPTDLIWLAQVESCWQPVATSPAAARGIWQFIPSTGERFGLRQNGWVDERLDPEKSTVAAARYLRFLADRYAGDWLLAMAAYNMGENGLDKAINRCGYADFWELRQGGFIPQETRNYVPAILAVIAIAKQPDSYNISVTPENNWQFDKIAVLEPKTISDIASTLNISTEVLNRLNPELVSSQTPFAGYSIRIPKGVETKRIALLTNKETKPYKTQNVVKK
- a CDS encoding efflux RND transporter periplasmic adaptor subunit produces the protein MPEKDQFLIASAQESGVLKEIRVKDGDWVAKDTVLGVCQDIDMEKQLLNLSANIKQSQGRLITLQNQYSEQQAIVEQAKSYYEQRQNEAKELIAEEEAIKEYKNTGEISPEYPPELLELKTQIQTKQNEEQIQQLEKSRYDVLLSQGLISQLQVDESTSRYQITILNRHAAEDRMRAGEITHKRKVKTAITEEKASRETLQAALHKLKALETEMQSINSEITSSNNELVLLEQKKETLTIKAAQDGLVLGQDIEKKLGQYLERGSEFCHIANISQLRAVVSVSEKDITKVRLGSAARIRIRSLVDQVFKGTVSYIGSEATIKPENNLRIYNCEVKVKNDKQLLRPGMSGVTRISSSYQPGYVIAFRWLKSLIKLEYWVW
- a CDS encoding type 2 lantipeptide synthetase LanM family protein, with product MLNFTDSSDWYRAIDLKERIGLLNKSLPLKTNLELGQQRLKKWRELSPLKKDSIFAEWLNLQGITEETLLYLLGQSPDDLKNNYETTPDWLKTILRAFTYQSEGKIELPVKLPRLVQDKSIVGFLDTFKPLIDECSKPLNEAIQELNDKYKKIYKQLPFDPKTIKDVFLSGFLPELLIELIQIMVKKCGELRQKGMLKGDTPKQRYEYFLAYMRQKDVALDLLQEYPVLARRLVIMLNNWVKFSIETLERLCKDWIDIKNIFTPKEDPGVIVLDKGNNVGDIHNSGQVITLTFSSGFKLLYKPRSLSMDLHFQELLNWLNNKGIEPSFRTLKILNRSTYGWTEFVTFQSCHSEDEISRFYYRQGGYLAILYVLYGTDFHSENLIASGEYPILVDLETLFCPPDKTTSNNKVANYLQDSVLKTGLLPTPIFGNKDNKGIDFSGLAGLSGQLTPYPLLYIELSETDEIHIVHKQLRFEEESTHQPKLNGKDVILQNYVEIIVKGFTEIYQLLQKNVTTLISADGLINRFAKDEVRRLLRSTREYGILLTESSNPNMLRNSIACEWLFDNLWKQTKDQPFLLKVIASERESLLQGFIPRFFTYPESINLWCDNNKCVPNFFDKPAIDFVKARLQELSEEDLTKQIWLIRASFITLMEDTENVKPKSYKFIPSNNKSTNDKAFIKTASAIGDQLANLAIIDQNKATWLSLQVGKLDNYYISSSKLDLYDGLAGTTLFLAYLGYITNQSVYTDLAKQALENIRQQIGRAKNRDLKNVGGFGGLGGIIYLLNHLSRLWNDPKLITEALEIVPLLPSLIEKDIRFDLIYGSSGCIISLLNLHKFITKSEDLQQIKNIAIQCGNHLISKIETTPQGKAWVTTPEKKPPLGMSHGVAGIAWSLLELSDFTKDSSFASTAKEALSYERSFFSPQMGNWPDINRDDTDDAKNSNEKFRITWCHGATGVGIARLLSIKHLSNDKFIEQELSTAIKTVIKGGFGNNHSLCHGDLGNLDFLLQVTENQHGYKIKSQVQNIASIIFNNINKQGWLCGTPLSVESPGLMVGIAGIGYQLLRLASPDIVPSVLCLAPPKI